One genomic segment of Eikenella corrodens includes these proteins:
- a CDS encoding M23 family metallopeptidase translates to MSPSALFSRLPRRARIALVAAAALLGVFILIAIIAAASAKPEGAMQSKRIVEKLATVRAKGKTPATGYWSDEVIQPGDSLRNVLERFNLSAQQIQDITQAAASEGKQPHLHPDQTVSLRLDAQRRPVQVQFFNDDDNGETQLVDLAYAGNRWQAKTDDVKTTTLSTLKSVIIRSSGTTAGTMSRAEIPAEVRDSLRELFSNRLDLYKLEAGDTVRILYQVNYFHGQQISMGDILAVEISHQGKLYRAYYFGEDGNGRYYDEHGQPLKKGFETQPVPGSRISSPFGVRVHPILGYLRMHTGIDYAAPTGTPIHAPSDGIVEFRGPKGGYGNTVILRHSDSMQTLYGHMSAFSANAAPGQRVRAGDIIGFIGTTGRSTGPHLHYEVRLNGVPVNPAGVALPAKRLTTAELAEFRRQQQTVEQKLAQLRGIGKTVAQLD, encoded by the coding sequence GTGTCCCCATCCGCCCTATTTTCCCGCCTGCCACGCCGTGCCCGCATCGCCCTTGTTGCGGCCGCTGCGCTGCTGGGCGTGTTCATTTTAATTGCCATCATCGCTGCCGCCTCGGCCAAGCCGGAAGGCGCGATGCAGAGCAAACGCATTGTGGAAAAACTCGCCACCGTGCGCGCCAAAGGCAAAACCCCGGCCACCGGCTACTGGAGCGATGAAGTCATCCAGCCCGGCGACTCCCTGCGCAACGTGTTGGAGCGTTTCAACCTTTCCGCCCAGCAAATTCAAGACATCACCCAAGCTGCCGCCTCAGAAGGCAAACAGCCCCACCTGCACCCCGACCAAACCGTCAGCCTCAGACTCGATGCCCAGCGCCGCCCCGTGCAGGTGCAGTTTTTCAACGACGACGACAACGGCGAAACCCAACTGGTTGATTTAGCCTATGCCGGCAACCGCTGGCAGGCCAAAACCGACGACGTGAAAACCACCACCCTGTCCACGCTCAAATCCGTTATCATCCGCTCCAGCGGCACCACCGCCGGCACCATGTCGCGTGCCGAAATTCCTGCCGAAGTCCGTGATTCACTGCGCGAACTGTTCAGCAACCGGCTTGATCTCTACAAACTCGAAGCCGGCGATACCGTGCGCATCCTTTATCAGGTAAACTACTTTCACGGTCAGCAAATTTCCATGGGCGACATCCTCGCCGTAGAAATCAGCCACCAAGGCAAGCTCTACCGCGCCTACTACTTCGGCGAAGACGGCAACGGCCGCTACTACGATGAACACGGCCAGCCGCTGAAGAAAGGTTTTGAAACACAGCCCGTGCCGGGCAGCCGCATCAGCTCGCCCTTTGGCGTGCGCGTCCACCCGATATTAGGCTATTTGCGCATGCACACCGGCATCGACTACGCCGCCCCCACCGGCACGCCGATTCACGCCCCGTCCGACGGCATTGTGGAATTCCGCGGCCCCAAAGGTGGCTACGGCAATACCGTGATCCTGCGCCACAGCGACAGTATGCAAACGCTCTACGGCCACATGAGCGCGTTTTCCGCCAATGCCGCCCCCGGCCAGCGCGTACGCGCCGGCGACATCATCGGCTTCATCGGCACCACCGGCCGCAGCACCGGCCCGCACCTGCACTACGAAGTGCGCCTCAACGGCGTGCCGGTCAACCCCGCCGGTGTCGCCCTGCCCGCCAAACGGCTCACCACTGCCGAGCTGGCCGAATTCCGCCGCCAGCAGCAAACTGTGGAACAAAAACTCGCCCAACTGCGCGGCATCGGCAAAACCGTCGCCCAGCTGGATTGA
- the htpX gene encoding protease HtpX, translating into MKRIILFLLTNMAVLLAARLLFGLLGLNPQDISGLLLLSAITGFSGSLIALLMSKSSAKQAVGAYVIRQPRNETEDWLVRVVEAQAKQWNLQTPEVAVYESPEPNAFATGASRNSSLVAVSTGLLQLMSRDEVEAVLAHEMAHVGNGDMVTLTLIQGVVNTFVLFFSQIIASVIASSLRQNRQQDSGGNAIQTIVSMVLQVIFGWLAGIIVMWFSRQREYRADAGAAKLVGAPKMICALQRLKGSQSSLPPQMAAMGINDSTLRSLFSTHPTLDDRIARLQRLNY; encoded by the coding sequence GTGAAGCGCATAATCCTCTTCCTCCTCACCAATATGGCCGTGCTCCTGGCCGCCCGCCTGCTGTTCGGGCTGCTCGGACTCAATCCGCAAGACATCTCCGGCCTGCTGCTGCTCTCCGCCATCACCGGCTTTTCCGGCTCGCTGATTGCCCTTCTCATGTCGAAAAGCAGCGCCAAGCAGGCCGTGGGTGCCTACGTTATCCGCCAGCCGCGCAACGAAACCGAAGATTGGCTCGTGCGTGTGGTGGAAGCCCAGGCCAAACAATGGAACCTGCAAACCCCCGAAGTGGCCGTTTATGAGTCGCCCGAGCCCAATGCCTTTGCCACCGGCGCTAGCCGCAACAGCTCGCTGGTTGCCGTCAGCACCGGCCTCTTGCAGCTCATGAGCCGCGATGAGGTGGAAGCCGTGCTCGCGCACGAAATGGCCCACGTCGGCAACGGCGATATGGTTACGCTCACCCTGATTCAAGGCGTGGTGAATACTTTCGTGCTGTTTTTCTCCCAAATTATCGCTTCCGTGATTGCCTCCTCCCTGCGCCAAAATCGGCAGCAAGACAGCGGCGGCAACGCCATCCAAACTATAGTCAGCATGGTGCTGCAAGTGATCTTCGGCTGGCTGGCCGGCATCATCGTGATGTGGTTTAGCCGCCAGCGCGAATACCGTGCTGATGCCGGCGCCGCCAAATTGGTGGGCGCGCCCAAAATGATCTGCGCCCTGCAACGGCTCAAAGGCAGCCAAAGCAGCCTACCGCCGCAAATGGCCGCCATGGGCATCAACGACAGCACCCTGCGCTCCCTGTTCAGCACCCACCCCACCCTCGACGACCGCATTGCCCGCCTCCAACGGCTGAACTATTAA
- a CDS encoding LysM peptidoglycan-binding domain-containing protein, with protein sequence MRKHIITLLCAIGLTVSALPAEAGPLRVRPNAPARYTVRTGDTLWGISGRYLYRPWKWPQLWGANRRTIRNPHLIYPGQVLVLHYVNGQPRLRVDNAGGIPTVKLQPRVRETSSGYGISTLNLNYYRMFMKHPQVIARRTTQDAPRIIAGPEGKTMYSLGDRIYAYGITESGEYLVYRPVKDIIDPETGKFIGQLVVFSGKLATLPVTSTALAERSESDRQALPDNQYYTRHHPLVKVPTETAQALQIREQVAEIRQGDYLLRYNGEENAFNMMPHEPENQVRARIVDVLDGISEAGRFSTIILNKGSADGLDKGTVVSLYRQSRQVRTDINPSPTVKYVSIPAEEIGLAMVYNVGEHVSSAIVLESRVNVSVGDLATEPGHDLDDMGHQYRHVPNNPQGPYEYDHHQYDLRSNIDPTR encoded by the coding sequence ATGAGAAAACATATTATAACCTTGCTTTGCGCCATTGGCTTGACTGTTTCTGCATTGCCCGCCGAGGCCGGGCCTCTGCGTGTGCGCCCCAACGCTCCTGCACGCTACACCGTGCGTACCGGCGACACCTTGTGGGGCATTTCCGGCAGATACCTTTATCGCCCATGGAAATGGCCGCAGCTGTGGGGCGCCAACCGCCGCACCATCCGCAATCCTCATCTGATTTATCCGGGCCAAGTGCTGGTGTTGCACTATGTAAACGGCCAGCCGCGCCTGCGCGTAGATAACGCTGGTGGTATCCCCACCGTTAAATTGCAGCCGCGCGTGCGTGAAACTTCTTCCGGCTACGGCATCTCCACCCTGAATCTGAACTACTACCGCATGTTCATGAAACACCCGCAGGTGATTGCCCGCCGTACCACTCAAGATGCACCGCGCATCATCGCCGGTCCGGAAGGCAAAACCATGTACTCCTTGGGTGACCGTATTTATGCCTACGGCATTACTGAATCGGGTGAATACTTGGTTTACCGCCCGGTTAAAGACATTATTGATCCTGAAACTGGCAAATTTATCGGTCAGCTGGTTGTGTTCAGTGGCAAATTGGCTACTCTGCCGGTAACCAGTACTGCTTTGGCCGAACGTTCTGAAAGCGATCGTCAAGCCCTGCCGGACAACCAATATTACACCCGCCATCATCCGCTGGTGAAAGTGCCGACCGAAACCGCACAAGCTTTGCAGATTCGTGAGCAAGTGGCTGAAATCCGCCAAGGCGACTATCTGTTGCGCTATAACGGCGAAGAAAACGCCTTTAATATGATGCCGCATGAGCCGGAAAACCAAGTGCGTGCCCGTATCGTGGACGTACTGGATGGTATCAGCGAAGCCGGCCGCTTCAGCACCATTATCTTGAACAAAGGTTCTGCTGATGGTTTGGATAAAGGTACCGTGGTAAGCCTGTACCGTCAGAGCCGCCAAGTGCGCACCGATATCAATCCGAGCCCGACTGTGAAATATGTAAGTATTCCGGCTGAAGAAATCGGCTTGGCTATGGTGTATAACGTGGGCGAACATGTTTCTTCCGCCATCGTGCTGGAATCTAGAGTAAACGTATCAGTGGGTGATTTGGCCACCGAGCCCGGTCACGATTTGGATGATATGGGGCATCAGTACCGCCATGTACCCAATAATCCGCAAGGCCCGTATGAATACGACCATCACCAATACGACTTACGCAGCAATATCGATCCAACCCGTTAA
- the def gene encoding peptide deformylase, whose protein sequence is MALLNILRYPDPRLNLVAKPVEQVDERIKQLVADMAETMYEAKGIGLAATQVDVHERVVVMDLSESRDQLQVLINPVIIERDGETIYEEGCLSVPGVYDKVTRAESIVAEALDAEGKPYTIHADGLQAICIQHEIDHLDGKVFVQYLSRLKQERIKTKMKKLDKHTL, encoded by the coding sequence ATGGCTTTACTGAATATTTTGCGCTATCCCGACCCCCGCCTGAACTTGGTGGCCAAACCAGTAGAACAGGTGGACGAGCGCATCAAACAACTGGTGGCCGACATGGCCGAAACGATGTACGAAGCAAAAGGCATCGGCCTGGCCGCCACTCAGGTGGACGTGCACGAACGTGTGGTGGTGATGGACTTATCTGAAAGCCGCGACCAACTGCAAGTACTGATTAATCCAGTGATTATCGAACGCGATGGCGAAACCATATATGAAGAAGGCTGCCTTTCTGTACCAGGCGTATACGACAAGGTAACCCGTGCCGAAAGCATCGTGGCTGAAGCGTTGGATGCAGAAGGCAAGCCCTACACCATCCATGCCGACGGCCTGCAAGCCATCTGTATTCAGCACGAAATCGACCACCTCGACGGCAAAGTTTTCGTGCAATATCTGTCGCGTCTGAAGCAGGAACGCATCAAAACCAAGATGAAGAAACTCGACAAACACACGCTCTAA
- the fmt gene encoding methionyl-tRNA formyltransferase, with the protein MIRKVIFAGTPDFAVDALRAIAEAGFDIPLVLTQPDRPKGRGMKLQASPVKKTALELGFQVAQPESLKSESAQEMLRAVEADIMVVAAYGLLLPQAVLDIPRHGCLNIHASLLPRWRGAAPIQRAIEAGDSETGICIMQMDAGLDTGAVISRHPCPILPSDNAQTLHDKLAEIGAHAIVADLQHHSQRNAQPQPEHGITYAHKLSKADAQIDWTQPAEAIERRIRAFNPVPGVWCDYHGKPLKIWAAQVSSAGGVAGSVLQADKNGIQVACGSGSLLIQILQPAGSARMEAAAFLAGHPVAAGSRFGAEST; encoded by the coding sequence ATGATTCGCAAAGTAATTTTTGCCGGCACCCCCGATTTCGCCGTCGATGCCCTGCGCGCCATTGCCGAGGCCGGCTTCGATATCCCGCTGGTGCTCACCCAGCCCGACCGCCCTAAAGGGCGCGGCATGAAGCTGCAAGCTTCACCCGTGAAAAAAACCGCGCTCGAACTTGGTTTTCAGGTAGCCCAACCCGAAAGCTTGAAAAGTGAGTCCGCACAAGAAATGCTACGTGCCGTGGAAGCCGACATCATGGTAGTGGCCGCCTACGGTCTGTTACTGCCGCAAGCCGTGCTCGATATTCCGCGCCACGGCTGTCTCAATATCCATGCTTCGCTATTGCCACGCTGGCGCGGTGCCGCACCCATCCAACGTGCTATTGAAGCAGGCGATAGCGAAACCGGCATCTGCATCATGCAAATGGATGCCGGGCTCGACACCGGTGCCGTCATCAGCCGCCATCCCTGCCCAATTCTCCCTAGCGACAATGCCCAAACCCTGCACGACAAACTGGCCGAAATTGGTGCGCACGCCATTGTTGCCGATTTGCAACACCATTCTCAACGCAATGCCCAGCCCCAGCCTGAACACGGCATCACTTACGCCCATAAATTAAGCAAAGCCGATGCCCAAATCGATTGGACACAGCCCGCCGAAGCCATCGAACGCCGCATCCGTGCCTTCAATCCCGTGCCCGGCGTTTGGTGCGACTACCATGGCAAACCACTGAAAATCTGGGCTGCACAAGTTAGTTCCGCTGGCGGCGTGGCTGGCAGCGTGTTACAAGCCGATAAAAACGGTATTCAGGTAGCCTGCGGCAGCGGCTCATTGTTGATTCAAATCCTGCAGCCTGCCGGCAGCGCCCGCATGGAAGCCGCCGCCTTTCTGGCCGGCCACCCTGTCGCCGCCGGCAGCCGATTCGGAGCGGAAAGCACGTGA
- the rsmB gene encoding 16S rRNA (cytosine(967)-C(5))-methyltransferase RsmB, translating into MSLSNVQTLAAHSVAAVEAGCNLSDVLAEIWRDHPQLSAQERGALQDIAYGCQRFSGSLRALLDLMLNKPLPRADIRSLILAALYQLAYSRNAAHAVVNEAVRAAGKIGKGQYKALTNALLRRFLRERDSLMQQAQQSPEGRYNLPNWWLERLQRDYPEHWLQITEAFNSHPPMTLRINRRHTDAEGYLKILDEHGMQAEILGSHAVMLATPVPVSALPLFAEGVVSVQDWGAQQAAAWLNVQNGERVLDACAAPGGKSGHLLEWADCTLTAIDIDPTRLQQVRDNLSRLNLSAELHAADARQWASCYDGLLFNAVLADVPCTASGVACRHPDIKWLRRPQDAKNTAAQQTDLLDALWRTLKPGGRMLLSTCSLFTEENGSQLQAFLQRHPDAACTRSETLLPNPHQDGFYYALIHKTA; encoded by the coding sequence GTGAGCCTGTCCAACGTACAAACCCTCGCCGCCCACAGCGTGGCCGCCGTTGAAGCCGGGTGCAACCTGTCCGACGTACTGGCCGAAATCTGGCGCGACCACCCGCAGCTCTCTGCCCAAGAACGCGGCGCGCTGCAAGATATTGCCTACGGCTGCCAACGTTTTTCAGGTAGCCTGCGCGCCCTGCTCGACCTGATGCTGAACAAACCCCTGCCCCGCGCCGACATCCGCAGCCTGATACTGGCCGCCCTCTACCAGCTCGCCTACAGCCGCAACGCCGCCCATGCCGTGGTAAACGAAGCCGTACGTGCCGCTGGCAAAATCGGCAAAGGCCAATACAAAGCCCTCACCAACGCCCTGCTCCGCCGTTTCCTACGCGAGCGCGACAGCCTGATGCAGCAGGCGCAACAAAGCCCCGAAGGCCGCTACAACCTGCCCAACTGGTGGCTCGAACGGCTGCAGCGAGACTACCCCGAACACTGGCTGCAAATCACCGAAGCCTTCAACAGCCATCCACCGATGACCCTGCGCATCAACCGCCGTCACACCGATGCGGAAGGCTACCTGAAAATCCTGGACGAACACGGTATGCAGGCCGAAATCCTCGGTAGCCACGCTGTGATGCTGGCTACGCCCGTGCCCGTGTCCGCCCTGCCGCTGTTTGCCGAAGGTGTCGTATCCGTGCAGGATTGGGGCGCACAACAAGCCGCCGCCTGGCTCAATGTGCAAAACGGCGAACGCGTACTCGATGCCTGCGCCGCACCCGGCGGCAAGAGCGGCCACCTGCTCGAATGGGCAGACTGCACACTTACCGCCATCGATATCGACCCCACCCGCCTGCAACAAGTACGTGACAACCTAAGCCGCCTCAATCTAAGCGCCGAGCTGCACGCAGCCGACGCACGGCAATGGGCTTCGTGTTATGATGGCCTCCTGTTCAACGCAGTGCTGGCGGACGTGCCCTGCACCGCCTCGGGCGTTGCCTGCCGCCATCCCGACATCAAATGGCTGCGCCGGCCGCAGGATGCCAAGAACACAGCTGCCCAGCAAACTGATCTGCTCGATGCCCTGTGGCGCACGCTCAAGCCTGGCGGCAGGATGCTCCTGTCCACTTGCTCGCTGTTTACCGAAGAAAACGGCAGCCAGCTGCAAGCCTTTTTGCAACGCCACCCCGACGCTGCCTGCACACGTAGCGAAACCCTGTTACCCAATCCGCACCAAGATGGCTTCTATTACGCGCTTATCCACAAAACTGCTTAG
- a CDS encoding DUF4390 domain-containing protein gives MASITRLSTKLLSLLACCLLAFAAMGARAEGINVTRSSATLTTDGRLSVNSRFQTELPGQLQVALKQGVPLNFQLSYRLQSPTLAAYRWRLGQLVGSAQTINYKLAYHPLTDRYRVSVGSFSTEYGTLPTALKAVGAVANWQVLDKGTLSDTAPADVAADIRLSLSISDLPRPFQINGETSKSWQLDSGWRKLLISQQ, from the coding sequence ATGGCTTCTATTACGCGCTTATCCACAAAACTGCTTAGCCTGCTCGCCTGCTGCCTGCTGGCCTTTGCAGCCATGGGCGCGCGGGCGGAAGGCATCAACGTTACCCGTTCCAGCGCCACGCTCACCACCGATGGTCGCCTGTCGGTAAACAGCCGCTTCCAAACCGAGCTGCCCGGCCAGCTTCAGGTAGCCCTCAAACAAGGCGTACCGCTCAACTTCCAGCTCAGTTACCGCCTGCAATCGCCCACCTTGGCCGCCTACCGCTGGCGACTCGGCCAGCTGGTCGGTTCAGCGCAAACCATCAACTACAAACTCGCCTACCACCCGCTCACCGACCGCTACCGTGTCAGCGTCGGCTCGTTTTCCACCGAATACGGCACCCTGCCCACCGCACTGAAGGCCGTTGGCGCGGTAGCCAACTGGCAAGTGCTCGACAAAGGCACACTCTCCGACACCGCCCCCGCCGACGTGGCTGCCGACATCCGCTTAAGCCTGAGCATCAGCGATTTGCCGCGCCCCTTCCAAATCAACGGCGAAACTTCAAAGAGCTGGCAGCTCGATTCCGGCTGGCGCAAACTGCTCATCAGCCAGCAATAA
- a CDS encoding sensor histidine kinase encodes MRRLLTFIAVLGMLALYVLALATGHASKLAQYFWWILTFSAALLGILLTILISQLWKLWLDRRRRVFGSQTALRLAKMFMLVAILPGLFLFGVSAQFISHSIDSWFGNETEQALERSLNLSKSALDLALDTSVRKAAAVQVALIGEMSLQQDAKQALGQLSANSDFDQLALYDSKTLSPAAEYRQPDADKLPPPELTRDILEQVKTTGSARSVANVGHTLYAQGWLALPELHGQHYILFFRQPVQKQVADDVTLIEAARARYAEISYAKQGLQTFFLFTLLMATLLAILLALVIALFFAQRFTAPILSLAAGARSVAQGDYSQQLAVYRNDELGRLTTLFNHMTAELNSSHIRQEAARHYLECVLSSLTSGVVTLDNQGYLKACNSSAGQILMLDLAACSETSVHEWHKLGVAEALAAQVLLAILPTVDSDKPVQLTYAAPDESRILLGKATRLPEDNGAGTVLVFDDVTALVQAQKEAAWGEVAQRLAHEIRNPLTPIQLSAERLAWKLDGKLDDKDAAMLERATNTIVNQVAAMKDMVEAFRNYAKAPKLKLERIDLNVLAAELLVLYEGSNCTFEADFSNIEAVVEADAGAMRQVLHNILKNGAEAAAADEQPKVFIQTAVQDEKVALNICNNGKSFSEDMLLHAFDPYVTDKPSGTGLGLPVVKKIIEEHKGRISLANRPEGGACVKITLPLLMENDAQQ; translated from the coding sequence ATGCGCCGTCTGCTCACCTTCATCGCTGTTCTGGGCATGCTCGCCCTGTATGTGCTGGCGCTCGCTACCGGCCACGCCAGCAAGCTGGCGCAGTATTTCTGGTGGATTCTCACCTTCAGTGCCGCCCTCTTAGGCATTCTGCTCACCATTCTTATCTCCCAGCTGTGGAAACTCTGGCTCGACCGACGCAGGCGGGTGTTCGGCTCGCAAACCGCCCTGCGCCTGGCCAAAATGTTTATGTTGGTGGCCATTCTGCCCGGCCTGTTCTTATTCGGCGTGTCGGCTCAATTTATTTCACACAGTATCGATTCCTGGTTTGGCAATGAAACCGAACAAGCGCTAGAACGCAGCCTGAATCTAAGCAAATCTGCGCTGGATTTGGCGCTGGATACCTCGGTGCGCAAGGCTGCCGCCGTTCAGGTAGCCTTAATCGGCGAAATGTCGTTGCAGCAAGATGCAAAGCAGGCTCTGGGGCAGCTTTCTGCAAACAGCGACTTCGACCAACTCGCGCTCTACGACAGCAAAACCTTAAGCCCTGCCGCCGAATACCGCCAGCCGGATGCCGACAAATTGCCGCCACCCGAGCTCACACGCGACATTCTTGAACAGGTGAAAACCACCGGTAGTGCCCGTAGCGTGGCTAACGTCGGCCACACGCTCTATGCCCAAGGCTGGCTCGCCCTGCCAGAGCTGCACGGCCAACACTATATTTTATTCTTCCGCCAGCCGGTGCAGAAACAAGTGGCCGACGACGTCACCCTGATTGAAGCCGCCCGCGCCCGCTACGCCGAAATCAGCTATGCCAAACAAGGCCTGCAAACCTTCTTCCTGTTCACCCTCTTGATGGCTACCCTGCTGGCGATTTTGCTCGCGCTGGTGATTGCCCTGTTTTTCGCCCAACGCTTCACCGCGCCGATTCTCTCCTTGGCTGCCGGTGCACGCTCCGTGGCACAGGGCGATTATTCACAGCAGCTGGCCGTATACCGCAACGACGAGCTCGGCCGCCTCACCACCCTGTTTAACCACATGACCGCCGAGCTCAACTCCTCCCATATCCGCCAGGAGGCTGCCCGCCACTATCTCGAATGCGTGCTCTCCAGCCTGACCAGCGGCGTGGTTACGCTCGATAACCAAGGCTACCTGAAAGCCTGCAACAGCAGCGCCGGACAAATCCTGATGCTCGATTTGGCCGCCTGCAGCGAAACCAGCGTGCACGAATGGCATAAGCTCGGCGTAGCCGAGGCGCTAGCCGCCCAAGTACTGCTTGCTATCCTCCCTACTGTCGATAGCGACAAACCCGTGCAGCTCACCTACGCCGCACCCGACGAATCCCGTATCCTGCTGGGCAAGGCCACCCGTCTGCCTGAAGACAACGGCGCCGGCACCGTACTCGTGTTCGACGACGTAACCGCCCTGGTGCAGGCGCAGAAAGAAGCTGCCTGGGGCGAAGTGGCCCAGCGCTTGGCGCACGAAATCCGTAATCCGCTCACTCCCATCCAACTTTCCGCCGAGCGCCTGGCCTGGAAGCTCGACGGCAAGCTGGACGATAAAGACGCCGCCATGCTTGAGCGAGCCACCAACACCATCGTCAACCAGGTGGCTGCCATGAAAGACATGGTTGAAGCCTTCCGCAACTACGCCAAAGCCCCAAAACTCAAACTGGAACGTATCGATTTAAATGTTTTGGCTGCCGAGCTTTTGGTGCTGTATGAGGGCTCAAATTGTACATTTGAAGCGGATTTCAGTAATATAGAAGCCGTGGTCGAAGCCGATGCCGGCGCCATGCGCCAGGTGTTGCACAATATTTTGAAAAACGGTGCCGAAGCTGCCGCTGCAGATGAACAGCCAAAAGTATTCATCCAAACAGCGGTGCAAGATGAGAAAGTGGCGCTAAACATTTGCAATAACGGCAAAAGTTTCAGCGAAGACATGCTTCTCCACGCCTTCGACCCCTACGTTACCGACAAACCCAGCGGCACCGGTTTGGGCTTGCCGGTGGTGAAAAAAATCATTGAAGAGCACAAAGGCCGCATATCGCTGGCCAACCGCCCGGAAGGCGGGGCTTGTGTGAAAATTACTTTACCCCTACTGATGGAAAACGATGCGCAGCAGTGA
- a CDS encoding sigma-54-dependent transcriptional regulator, with translation MRSSDILIVDDEVGIRDLLSEILQDEGYSVTLAENAEEARQLRNQTRPTMVLLDIWMPDCDGITLLKEWAKSGQLNMPVVMMSGHASIDTAVEATKIGALDFLEKPIALQKLLAAVERAFKHSAMQASSTMSLDKLGTSEAVKQLNQQLERAARTQTPVLLSGEPGSPFELVAHYFQTGNAPWVEPGKIEQISSSPIELLQKASNGVLYLGDIAQYGKSIQQGILFLLGKADRYNVRIICACSQPVQELITSPDYDSRLLNNLSAIMVSIPPLRNQPEDIVFLVEQLIQEFSESRKTAVKFNTAALNALRQYDWPGNFEQLRSVVKSIVLTAESKEIGLENVQAVLSQFTLNQPSELVGGFNFDLPLRELREDLERRYFEYHIAQEGHNMSKVAQKVGLERTHLYRKLKQLGIQFSRRGSNDNK, from the coding sequence ATGCGCAGCAGTGATATTTTGATTGTAGATGATGAAGTGGGCATCCGCGATTTGCTGTCGGAAATCCTGCAAGACGAAGGTTATTCGGTTACTCTGGCCGAAAATGCCGAAGAAGCCCGCCAACTTCGAAACCAAACCCGCCCCACCATGGTGTTGCTGGACATTTGGATGCCTGATTGCGACGGCATTACCCTGCTCAAAGAGTGGGCCAAATCCGGCCAGCTCAACATGCCCGTGGTGATGATGAGCGGCCACGCCAGCATCGACACCGCGGTGGAAGCCACCAAAATCGGCGCGCTGGATTTCTTGGAAAAACCCATCGCCCTGCAAAAGCTTTTGGCTGCCGTAGAACGCGCCTTCAAGCATAGCGCCATGCAGGCCTCCTCCACCATGTCGCTGGATAAACTCGGCACCAGCGAAGCCGTGAAGCAGCTCAACCAGCAGCTCGAACGCGCCGCCCGCACCCAAACCCCCGTGCTGCTCTCCGGCGAGCCCGGTTCACCGTTCGAACTGGTGGCGCACTACTTCCAAACCGGCAACGCCCCCTGGGTGGAACCCGGCAAAATCGAGCAAATCAGCAGCAGCCCCATCGAATTGCTGCAAAAAGCCAGCAACGGCGTGCTCTATCTGGGCGACATCGCCCAATATGGCAAAAGTATCCAGCAAGGCATCCTCTTCCTCTTAGGCAAGGCCGATCGCTACAACGTGCGTATCATCTGCGCCTGCAGCCAGCCGGTGCAAGAGCTGATCACCAGCCCAGACTACGACAGCCGCCTGCTCAACAATCTTTCGGCCATCATGGTCAGCATCCCTCCATTGCGCAACCAGCCGGAAGATATTGTTTTCTTGGTAGAGCAGCTGATTCAAGAGTTTTCCGAAAGCCGCAAAACCGCCGTTAAATTCAACACCGCAGCCCTGAATGCCCTGCGCCAATACGACTGGCCGGGCAACTTCGAGCAGCTGCGCAGCGTGGTGAAAAGCATCGTACTCACCGCCGAGAGCAAAGAAATCGGTTTGGAAAACGTGCAGGCCGTGCTCAGCCAATTCACGCTCAACCAACCCTCCGAACTAGTGGGCGGCTTCAACTTCGACCTGCCCTTGCGCGAATTGCGCGAAGATTTGGAACGCCGCTATTTCGAATACCACATTGCCCAAGAAGGGCACAACATGAGCAAAGTGGCGCAGAAAGTCGGCCTTGAGCGTACCCACCTGTACCGCAAGCTCAAACAGCTCGGCATTCAATTCTCCCGCCGAGGCAGCAACGATAATAAATAG